A genome region from Euphorbia lathyris chromosome 4, ddEupLath1.1, whole genome shotgun sequence includes the following:
- the LOC136227016 gene encoding metacaspase-1-like isoform X1, whose translation MDVCGNYCNKKHNNQNSKEKYSLGKVKVMNPTLNTKPSPLTVRKPRREGRPRKRALLIAVSYKKQKYELKGTINDVKKMKDWLMFNYDFKLANILILTEEEADEEHLSPTKKNIEIGMKWLMEESKSGDSLVFYFSGHGLRQPDFEGDERDGMDECICPVDFMEAGMILDNQIYSTIVRPLIKGVTLHAIIDACHSGTVLDLPYMYNRETKKWEDNSPPSGAIKQTSGGLAITFGACRDDQMAADTNAFSPADLKMSGALTFTLTRSIEKRGREITYGELLDDIYNEIERADQDGCLLIRLFKKLLNQRLFQKPQLCASEPFDVYKKKFAL comes from the exons atgGATGTTTGTGGTAATTATTGTAACAAAAAACATAATAATCAGAATAGTAAGGAAAAATATAGTTTGGGGAAGGTGAAGGTCATGAATCCAACTCTAAATACGAAACCATCTCCTTTGACGGTTCGGAAACCGCGGCGGGAGGGCAGGCCGAGGAAGCGAGCTCTGCTTATTGCGGTGAGTTACAAGAAGCAGAAGTATGAACTTAAAGGAACTATCAACGATGTTAAGAAGATGAAAGATTGGTTGATGTTTAACTATGATTTCAAGCTTGCCAATATTCTCATTCTAACCG AAGAAGAGGCAGATGAAGAACATTTAAGTCCAACAAAGAAGAACATTGAGATAGGCATGAAATGGCTGATGGAGGAAAGCAAGAGTGGTGACTCCTTGGTGTTCTACTTCTCGGGGCATGGACTACGGCAACCGGACTTCGAAGGCGACGAGAGAGATGGGATGGATGAATGTATATGCCCTGTAGATTTTATGGAAGCAGGCATGATTCTTGACAATCAAATTTATTCAACAATTGTTCGTCCACTTATAAAAGGTGTCACTCTTCATGCTATTATTGATGCTTGTCACAGTGGAACTGTTCTTGATCTTCCTTATATGTACAATAGAGAAAC GAAGAAATGGGAAGATAATAGCCCTCCTTCTGGAGCTATTAAACAAACAAGTGGTGGATTAGCTATTACATTTGGTGCTTGCAGAGATGATCAAATGGCTGCAGATACTAAT GCATTTAGTCCAGCTGATTTGAAGATGAGTGGAGCATTGACATTTACATTAACAAGAAGCATTGAAAAGAGAGGGAGAGAAATAACATATGGAGAACTACTTGATGATATCTATAATGAGATTGAGAGGGCTGATCAAGATGGTTGCCTTCTTATTAGGCTTTTCAAAAAACTACTCAATCAAAGATTATTTCAG AAGCCTCAACTTTGTGCTTCAGAACCATTCGATGTGTACAAAAAGAAGTTTGCTTTATAA
- the LOC136227016 gene encoding metacaspase-1-like isoform X3, with translation MKWLMEESKSGDSLVFYFSGHGLRQPDFEGDERDGMDECICPVDFMEAGMILDNQIYSTIVRPLIKGVTLHAIIDACHSGTVLDLPYMYNRETKKWEDNSPPSGAIKQTSGGLAITFGACRDDQMAADTNAFSPADLKMSGALTFTLTRSIEKRGREITYGELLDDIYNEIERADQDGCLLIRLFKKLLNQRLFQKPQLCASEPFDVYKKKFAL, from the exons ATGAAATGGCTGATGGAGGAAAGCAAGAGTGGTGACTCCTTGGTGTTCTACTTCTCGGGGCATGGACTACGGCAACCGGACTTCGAAGGCGACGAGAGAGATGGGATGGATGAATGTATATGCCCTGTAGATTTTATGGAAGCAGGCATGATTCTTGACAATCAAATTTATTCAACAATTGTTCGTCCACTTATAAAAGGTGTCACTCTTCATGCTATTATTGATGCTTGTCACAGTGGAACTGTTCTTGATCTTCCTTATATGTACAATAGAGAAAC GAAGAAATGGGAAGATAATAGCCCTCCTTCTGGAGCTATTAAACAAACAAGTGGTGGATTAGCTATTACATTTGGTGCTTGCAGAGATGATCAAATGGCTGCAGATACTAAT GCATTTAGTCCAGCTGATTTGAAGATGAGTGGAGCATTGACATTTACATTAACAAGAAGCATTGAAAAGAGAGGGAGAGAAATAACATATGGAGAACTACTTGATGATATCTATAATGAGATTGAGAGGGCTGATCAAGATGGTTGCCTTCTTATTAGGCTTTTCAAAAAACTACTCAATCAAAGATTATTTCAG AAGCCTCAACTTTGTGCTTCAGAACCATTCGATGTGTACAAAAAGAAGTTTGCTTTATAA
- the LOC136227016 gene encoding metacaspase-1-like isoform X2 produces MDVCGNYCNKKHNNQNSKEKYSLGKVKVMNPTLNTKPSPLTVRKPRREGRPRKRALLIAVSYKKQKYELKGTINDVKKMKDWLMFNYDFKLANILILTEEEADEEHLSPTKKNIEIGMKWLMEESKSGDSLVFYFSGHGLRQPDFEGDERDGMDECICPVDFMEAGMILDNQIYSTIVRPLIKGVTLHAIIDACHSGTVLDLPYMYNRETKKWEDNSPPSGAIKQTSGGLAITFGACRDDQMAADTNAFSPADLKMSGALTFTLTRSIEKRGREITYGELLDDIYNEIERADQDGCLLIRLFKKLLNQRLFQPQLCASEPFDVYKKKFAL; encoded by the exons atgGATGTTTGTGGTAATTATTGTAACAAAAAACATAATAATCAGAATAGTAAGGAAAAATATAGTTTGGGGAAGGTGAAGGTCATGAATCCAACTCTAAATACGAAACCATCTCCTTTGACGGTTCGGAAACCGCGGCGGGAGGGCAGGCCGAGGAAGCGAGCTCTGCTTATTGCGGTGAGTTACAAGAAGCAGAAGTATGAACTTAAAGGAACTATCAACGATGTTAAGAAGATGAAAGATTGGTTGATGTTTAACTATGATTTCAAGCTTGCCAATATTCTCATTCTAACCG AAGAAGAGGCAGATGAAGAACATTTAAGTCCAACAAAGAAGAACATTGAGATAGGCATGAAATGGCTGATGGAGGAAAGCAAGAGTGGTGACTCCTTGGTGTTCTACTTCTCGGGGCATGGACTACGGCAACCGGACTTCGAAGGCGACGAGAGAGATGGGATGGATGAATGTATATGCCCTGTAGATTTTATGGAAGCAGGCATGATTCTTGACAATCAAATTTATTCAACAATTGTTCGTCCACTTATAAAAGGTGTCACTCTTCATGCTATTATTGATGCTTGTCACAGTGGAACTGTTCTTGATCTTCCTTATATGTACAATAGAGAAAC GAAGAAATGGGAAGATAATAGCCCTCCTTCTGGAGCTATTAAACAAACAAGTGGTGGATTAGCTATTACATTTGGTGCTTGCAGAGATGATCAAATGGCTGCAGATACTAAT GCATTTAGTCCAGCTGATTTGAAGATGAGTGGAGCATTGACATTTACATTAACAAGAAGCATTGAAAAGAGAGGGAGAGAAATAACATATGGAGAACTACTTGATGATATCTATAATGAGATTGAGAGGGCTGATCAAGATGGTTGCCTTCTTATTAGGCTTTTCAAAAAACTACTCAATCAAAGATTATTTCAG CCTCAACTTTGTGCTTCAGAACCATTCGATGTGTACAAAAAGAAGTTTGCTTTATAA